One genomic window of Carassius auratus strain Wakin chromosome 14, ASM336829v1, whole genome shotgun sequence includes the following:
- the znf711 gene encoding zinc finger protein 711, which translates to MDQGGGILELHKDLNMPHTMIMPDFGMGGLAHIDGEHIVVSVPEAVMVTDEGIMLEAEVVEGPDIMSESILGAEVAIQEADLMEETVPDQVFVAELMSPDDQSPLDHELVTAEVMVTDTETVIKAVDEEEEEEDVKSTSEDYLMISLDEVGEKLDIGDAPLKITADVGHDDEGSKEDEFSSEVIKVYIFKADGDEDVEIGSTEVVEESDFPNGHAALEPAASGRPTREKMLYMAVKDTSQGDEDINCSEMTDQVYMEVIVGEEEAPAITEAQLEDAPLNKTFVPAAWATAYGSSLESKNGAATPYLQISDSISTSRALKQKIRKKRRGETRQCQTAVIIGPDGQPLTVYPCHICGKKFKSRGFLKRHMKNHPDHIFKKKYQCTDCDFTTNKKVSFHNHLDSHKLIIKSEKIPEYTEYTRRYHEASPLSSNKLILRDKEPKLHKCKYCEYETAEQGLLNRHLLAVHSKNFAHVCVECAKGFRHPSELKKHMRTHTGEKPYHCEHCDFQCADQSNLKTHIKSKHGTDLPFKCGHCPQAFADDQELQRHTDIFQGHKTHQCPHCEHKSTNSSDLKRHVISVHTKDFPHKCDVCEKGFHRPSELKKHAETHKGNKVHQCRHCEFKTSDPFALSRHILSVHTKDLPFKCKRCKRGFRHQNELKKHMKTHSGRKVYQCQYCEYNTTDASGFKRHVISIHTKDYPHRCDYCKKGFRRPSEKNQHILRHHKETLL; encoded by the exons ATGGATCAAGGTGGAGGGATCCTGGAGCTTCACAAGGATCTAAACATGCCCCATACCATGATAATGCCAGATTTTG GGATGGGAGGCCTGGCCCACATCGACGGCGAGCACATTGTGGTGTCAGTGCCGGAGGCCGTGATGGTGACGGACGAGGGCATCATGCTGGAGGCTGAGGTGGTGGAGGGTCCTGACATCATGTCCGAATCCATCCTGGGGGCCGAGGTGGCCATCCAAGAGGCTGACCTGATGGAGGAGACGGTGCCCGATCAGGTGTTTGTGGCTGAGCTCATGTCTCCTGACGATCAGAGCCCGCTGGACCACGAGCTGGTGACCGCAGAGGTCATGGTGACGGACACAGAGACGGTCATTAAAGCAgtggatgaagaggaggaggaggaggatgtgaAGAGCACTTCGGAGGACTACCTCATGATCTCCT TGGATGAGGTCGGGGAAAAGCTAGACATTGGAGACGCACCTTTAAAGATCACTGCAGACGTGGGCCACGATGACGAGGGCTCGAAAGAGGATGAGTTCAGCTCCGAGGTCATTAAAGTTTACATCTTTAAGGCTGATGGAGATGAAGATGTGGAAATAG GCAGCACCGAGGTGGTGGAGGAGAGTGATTTCCCCAACGGACACGCAGCGCTGGAGCCGGCCGCTTCAGGAAGACCGACCAGAGAGAAGATGCTCTACATGGCTGTGAAGGACACCAGCCAAGGAGACGAGGACATCA ACTGCTCAGAGATGACTGACCAGGTGTATATGGAGGTCATCGTTGGGGAGGAAGAAGCTCCTGCTATCACTGAAGCACAGCTGGAGGACGCACCGCTCAACAAGACCTTCGTTCCCGCTGCCTGGGCCACTGCTTATG GAAGCAGTCTTGAAAGTAAGAATGGTGCAGCCACCCCCTACCTGCAGATCTCTGACAGCATCAGCACAAGCAGAGCACTTAAACAAAAGATCAggaagaagaggagaggagagacacGCCAGTGCCAGACAG CTGTGATCATTGGTCCAGACGGCCAGCCCCTGACCGTCTACCCCTGTCACATCTGCGGCAAGAAGTTCAAATCACGCGGCTTCCTGAAGCGCCACATGAAGAATCACCCGGACCACATTTTCAAGAAGAAGTACCAGTGCACCGACTGCGACTTCACCACCAACAAGAAGGTGAGTTTCCACAACCACCTGGACAGCCACAAGCTGATCATCAAGAGCGAGAAGATCCCGGAGTACACCGAGTACACGCGGCGCTACCACGAGGCCAGCCCGCTCAGCTCCAACAAGCTCATCCTGCGAGACAAGGAGCCCAAGCTGCACAAGTGCAAGTACTGCGAGTACGAGACGGCGGAGCAGGGGCTCCTCAACCGACACCTGCTGGCTGTGCACAGCAAGAACTTCGCTCACGTCTGCGTCGAGTGCGCCAAGGGCTTCCGGCACCCGTCGGAGCTCAAGAAGCACATGCGGACGCACACGGGCGAGAAGCCCTACCACTGTGAGCACTGCGACTTCCAGTGTGCAGACCAGTCCAATCTAAAGACTCACATAAAGAGCAAACACGGCACTGACCTGCCCTTCAAGTGCGGCCACTGCCCGCAGGCCTTCGCCGACGACCAGGAGCTCCAGAGGCACACGGACATCTTCCAGGGCCATAAGACTCACCAGTGTCCACACTGCGAACACAAGAGCACCAACTCCAGCGACCTGAAGCGGCACGTCATCTCGGTGCACACCAAAGACTTCCCGCACAAGTGCGACGTCTGCGAGAAGGGCTTCCACAGGCCCTCCGAACTGAAGAAGCATGCAGAAACGCACAAGGGGAATAAAGTGCACCAGTGCAGGCACTGCGAGTTTAAAACGTCGGACCCGTTCGCGCTCAGCCGCCACATTCTGTCCGTTCACACCAAGGACTTGCCGTTTAAGTGCAAGCGGTGCAAGCGCGGATTCAGGCATCAGAACGAACTGAAGAAGCACATGAAGACGCACAGCGGGCGCAAGGTGTATCAGTGCCAATACTGCGAGTACAACACTACGGACGCTTCGGGATTCAAACGGCACGTCATATCCATCCACACTAAAGACTATCCGCACCGGTGTGACTACTGCAAGAAGGGTTTCAGACGGCCGTCGGAAAAGAACCAACACATACTGCGCCATCACAAAGAAACCCTGCTCTAA